The genomic DNA GAAAATGACGCGCGGATGACGGCCCATTGCCACCCGGCCCTCCAAACCGGCTCGCCAACCACCCGAAGAACTCCTCCCGCGGTGCCTGCCCGTCCTGATCTACCTTCCAGGCATCTTCCGGATTCACCGCCGAAGAGCTCCACTCATCTAACAAACGTGCCAGCGCCATGCGCCGGTCAAACAGCGTGTCGTCCAAATCGAACGCCACCGCCCTGATCGGGAAACCGAATCGCAACCCGGAAATGTTTGCCACCACGAGGCCGAACGGCTAGCAGCTTCGATCCAAAGCTGCACGCACGTTTCCCATCATGATCGACGATCACCTCAAGGAATGGTTCGGCCAAAAGGTCGAAGATTACCAACCGGGCGCCGGCTACGGGCTGTCCATCCCTCGCTTCGGCTACTCCTATGACGATGAGGATGCCTTCTCTCCGGAGATCGTGGCGACATATCTCGCCGACCCGCGTGCTGCCACCATCAAGGCGCTCGTCTTCGGCATGCCGGGAGAATCCGGCGAGTCCTTCCAAGCCATCATCCGCATCCTGGTGGATCATGCGGGCAAGCTGCCCGCGCTGCGCGGGATTTTCCTCGGTGACATCGAGCAGGAGGAAAACGAAATGTCATGGATCGAGCAGGGTGACATCGGCCTGATCCTTGCCGCCTTCCCGAATCTGGAAGAGCTGCGCGTGCGTGGCCAGTCATCGCTGGAACTCAGCCCGTGCAAGAATGAAGGATTGAAGCGCTTGACCATCGAAACCGGTGGCATGCCCACCGCGGTGCTGCACAATCTCGCCCGCTGTTCCTTCCCGAACCTCGAACACCTGGAGCTGTGGCTCGGCGACGATGGCTACGGCTGGGAAGGTGACCTGGATGACGTGCTGCCGGCGATCGAGCCCGCACTCTTCCCCAAGCTCAAGTCGCTCGGCATCCGCAACAGCTTGATCGCCGATGAACTCGCGGAGGCGATGACGAATGCCCCGGTCTTGGGGCAATTGGAAGCACTCGATCTTTCGCTCGGCACGATGACCGACAAGGGGGCCGAGGCGCTGATCGCGTCCGGGAAGGTTCGCAATCTCAAGTCGCTCAACCTTCACCGGAACTATCTGACCGATGCGACCATCGCACGGCTCCAGGGGCTGGGTCCGAAGGTCGATGTCGGTGCCCAGGAAAAGCCGGACGATTGGGACGGCGAACCCCATTACTACGTGGCAGTGGGGGAATGACCCGCTTCGCGCTGCTGGGACAGCCGGGCACCCGCCGCACGGCGGGCTTTCTCGCCGCCTGCGCGAGCCGTGGATTGCCAGAGCCGCGGGTGATCCCGTGGGAGGAAGCGCTGGCACCGGATTTCGATCCGGCTGCCCGTTTGTCGGGCGTGGATGCCTTGCGCATCGAGACGCCCGCCGATTGCCCGGCGGCCGAGCGCGTCCTGCTCACCCGCGGTCACGACACCCGCCAGGCGGAGAGCCACCATCCCACGCTCGCCCCGGAAGATTGCGCCGCCCTGCCCGATGACGACGGGCAACTCCGCCACCAGCGCCAGTGGTATCTTGGCTTTCGTGCCGTGCTGGACGACATCGACGCCTGGTGTCGCCGGACCGGCGTGCGGCCAATGAACGCGCCGGGTGAAATCGCGGTGCTTTTCGACAAACTGGCCACCCGCGAGGTGCTGGAGGCGGCTGACGTCTCGATGCCGCCCTCGGGCGGGCTTTGTCACGGCTTCGACCACCTCGTCGCCATCATGGACCGGGGCCACGACCGGGTGTTCTTGAAACCCTGCCATGGTTCATCGGCATCCGGGGTGATGGCCATCGCCCGGAACAAGCGTGGCGACTGGCGCGCCGTCACCACGGCGCAACCGGACGGAAACGTCATCCGTAACCTGAAACGCCCGCGCGAGATCCGCCAGCTGGACGAGCTGCGAAGTACGGTGGATGCCGTAGGCCGCCAACGCGCGCTGGTCGAACGCTGGTTTCCAAAAGCCACGCTCGGCGGTCGCGCCTTCGACCTGCGCGTGGTGGTGGTCGCGGGGATGGCCGCACACGTGGTGGTGCGCACGAGCCGCGGTCCGATCACGAATCTCCATCTCGACAACCGCCGCGGCGACCTCAAGGCCACTTGGCAGGCGGTTGGCGAGCCGGCCTGGCGACGGGGACTTCAGCTCGCCGAATCCGCGGCACTTTGCTTCCCCGGATGTCACTATGTGGGAGTCGACGTGATGATCGGGGTCCGTGGCCAGGGCGAGGTGATCGCCGAGATCAATGCCTTCGGCGACCTCCTCCATCATGAGCGCTGGCGTGGCAAAAACCCGTGGGAGCTCGAGGTGGACCTCTGGCGGTGGTGATCTCACCTTATCCAAGGCAGGCTCCATCTTCCCCCTTGCCACCCCGCCCGGCATTCGCTGGCATGGTGATCTGACCATGGTCTCGTTTTCTGAATCCCAAGGAAGTCCGGCGGCAGCGATCCGGCGCGTGCTGGTGCTCGGTGGCGGCAGTGCCGGCCTCATCGCAGCGCTCACGCTGAAGCGGCTGATGCCGGCGCTGGAAGTCACGCTGGTGCGCAGCTCCGAGATCGGGGTGATCGGCGTGGGTGAAGGAACCACCGCGGTGTTCCCCGCGCATCTCTTCGGCACGCTGGGGATTTCCAAGGACGAGTTCTACCGCGAAGCGCAGCCGACGTGGAAACAGGGGCTCCGTCTGCTGTGGGGACCCCGCGATGAATTTTTCTACGACTTCGAGTTCCAGTACGACCAGCAGTTCCCCGGCACGCGGAAGGCCACGGGCTTCTACACCGCGGGTGAATGCCGCAACCTGTCGCAGGCTTCGGCGCTGATGACCCATGGGAATGCCTTCACCACCGGCCCGCTCAATCGCCCGGTGATCAAGGGCCAGTATGCCTTCCACATCGAGAATCACCGGCTGGTCGCCTGCCTCGAAGGAACCGCCGCGCAGAGCGGCGTGATCCTCGAGGATGACACGCTCGACCGCGTGGAAATGGCAAATGGCGAAGTGGCGGCGCTGCATTTCAAGAACAGCGGCAGTCGCACCGCGGATCTCTACGTCGATGCCTCCGGCTTCGCCGCCGAGCTGATCGGCAAAGCGCTGAACGAGCCCTTCAAGAGCTTCGCTGGCAGCCTCTTCTGCGACCGCGCGATGGTCGCCGGTTGGGAACGGACGGATGAGCCGATCCTTCCCTACACCACCGCCGAGACGATGGACAATGGCTGGTGCTGGCAGATCGAGCACGAGGGCTCCATCAATCGTGGCTATGTCTATGCCAGCGATTTCGTCTCGGATGAAGATGCGAAGGCCGAGTTTCTCGCGAAGAACCCGAAGATCACCACCGAGCCACGGATTGTGAAATTCCGCAGCGGCCGCTACGAGCGGAGCTGGGTGGGTAATGTCGTGGCCATCGGCAATGCCTCCGGGTTCGTCGAGCCGCTGGAAGCCACCGCACTCGCGCAGATCGTTTATGAATCACGCTGGCTGGTGGAATCGCTGCATCTCACCGGCGGCAGCCCGGACGAGGGCATGAAGGCGAGCTACAACCGCATCGTCGGCGTCGCATGGGACGAGATCCGCGACTTCCTCGCCTTCCACTACAAGTTCAATACCCGCCTCTCGACGCCGTTCTGGACCCATTGCCGGAACGAAACGAGCCTCGGCAACTACGAGGATCTCTACCGCCTCTATCGCGAGGTCGGACCGAGCCCGACGCTGCTGGTCCACGCCATCCCGAACCGGCCCAACGTTTACGGCGTGGAAGGCTTCCTCGCCATGCTGGTGGGCATGCAAGTGCCCTATGAACGCGTGCACCTCGCCGCGCCGGAGGAGCGTGAGGCGTTCGATCGCCACCGCCATAAACTTGCCACCGCTGCCAAGGGCGGCCTCTCCGTCCGCGAAGCGCTCGATGCCATCCGCAAGTCCGGTTGGCAGTGGACCTGAACCAACCGATTTTCCTGATGAACCCTCTTCGCCATCTCGTGGTCGCCGGCTCCGGCACCGATGCCCTGCTGGCCGCCGCCACGATCAAGCGCGCCCTGCCGAACCTGCCCGTCATCCTGGTGCGTGATCCGCAGGCCACCGCCACCGATCCCGCCGGTGAAAGTACGGTGCCTTCCGTACTTCAGCACCTGGTCCACGCCGTGGGCCTGCAAGGGCCGGAAGTCCACCTGCAGGGGCGGCCGGTCTGGACGCTCGGCTTCAAGTGCCTGTGGGGTGCGCGCGGTTCCTTCTTCCGCGCCTTTGACGCGCCATTTGCCAACGGCCTGTCTGGATTCCAGACGACTCCCGGATTCCTCGCCGCGGAGAAGGGACTTGATGCCTCATCGCCCGGCGCCGCGCTGATGGCCGCAGGAAAGCTCTTCCCGCGCGATGGCTCGAACGCCTTCAAGCCGCTCGAGCATATCACCGGCCTCACCTTCAAGAGCGAGTCCCTCAATGCGATGCTGCTGCGCGCCTGCCGCGTCGCAGGCGTGGTGATTCGCGATGGCAAGGTTACCGGCTTCACCCGCGATCCGGACACGCTGCAACTCGAAGGTGGTGGCTCGATCGCCGCTGATCTTTTTCTCGATGCAACCGGTCGCGACGCTCAAGTGGCCACCGCCGCCGGCAACACCGCATGGACCGGCTACGACTTGCCCTGCAACCGCGCCGCCACCGTGCTGCGCCGCCGCGGCAGCGAGCCGATCCGGCCCTTCACCACGCTCGAAACGCTCGAAAGCGGCTGGCGCTGGCGCGTGGAGCACGATGATGCCGTCGGTCTCGGCAGTGCCTGGAATTCCGATTTCACCAGTGACGACGAAGCCTGTGCGGAACTCGTCGCCAAGTCCGGTGACTCTTCGCTGGTCCCGCAGGTGCAGACGTGGAATTGCGGCTACCGCACGGCAGGATGGAGCGGCAGTGTCGTGACCATTGGCGACGCGAACGGCTTCCTGGAACCGCTCTCCTCGCTGCGACTGGTCCATCTGGTCCGCCACGTCCAATGGCTGGTCCGCATCCTGGTGGAAAACGACGGCATGCCCGGCGAACGCAGCCGCGAGCTCTACAATCGGGTGGCCACACAGGCGTGGGATGAAACGCGTGACTTCCATGCCACCCACTATCGCTTCAACACGGCGAGCCAGTCCGCCTTCTGGCAAGCGGCGCGCGAGACCAAGCTGCTCGTCCACGCCGAACTCGTGGACCTCTACCAAAGCATCGGCCCCTCGCCGATCCTCGAGTCCTGCATTCCTTCGTGGCCCGGCGTCGTCGGGCTCGAGGCATGGCTGGCGGCATTGTTAGGCTTGGGCGTGCCTTTCCGTCGTCACCCGGAAATCCCGGCGAACGAACAGAAAGTGTGGGACTCGCATTGCGAGCAGCGCCGTCAGATGGCCCGGCAAGCGGTGCATGCCGAGCTCTGCCTCGGCGCAGCGCGGAATGCGGTGAAGCCGTCGCCGCGCGTGCCGCTGCCGTGAGTGAGCCGCGGCACGGGATACGACTCGGCCTCGCCCTCCGCCGCTCTCTCACCTTTTGGGCGGGCCTGCTGGTGATCGTGTTCACCTTCTGGGCATGGCGGGATTCCAGTAGCCGCACCTCGTCCCTACACGGAATTCGCGGCAGTGCCCAGAGCGCTGTCAACGGTTTGCACATCGAATGGGGTGCGAACTGGTATGAACAGTGGGGGATCTACAGGAAGAATCTTCCGGCCAACGAGGCAAACTCGAAGTGGCAACGTGACTTCTTTCCCCTGCCCATTTTTGTCCACCACGAGCCAAATCAAGAGAACGCATTCCTGGACTGGACCGTCCTGAAAAGCGCCATGCAGGCGCGAGTGAATCTCGGCGGCCCTAGTTCGTGGTCGATCTTCCTACCCTATTGGATCATCATGCTCGCGCTCGCCATCACATGGTCCGCCCTTCTCCTCAGACGTGCACGGCGGCAGCGGCGGGCCCTCCGTGCGTCGGCTTGATGACCTTCAGGAGGAGGCTTCGGGCAGCAATCCCTGAGGTTCCAAAAGCGTGCTCTTGCCCGCCCGTCACTCCCCCGCTTTCCTCCCGGCGTGAACCCGCCGCCTTCGCCGCCCCGCTCTTGGGCGGAGATCGATCTTTCTGCCCTGCGCCAGAATCTCCGCACCGCCCGTGAAGTGGCCGGCTGTGATGTGATGGCCGTGGTCAAGGCCGGGGCCTATGGCCATGGACTCGAAGACGTGGCGCGCTCGCTGGCTGCGGAAGACATCGTCTTCTTCGGCGTCGCCAATGTCGGCGAGGCGCGGCGCATCGCCGATGCGGGGGTGACCACGCGGATCTATTTGCTCGGTGCCACGTGGACGCAGGAACGCGCGGAAATCGTCGGCCGCGGCTGGACGCCTTGCCTTTCCTCGCTGGAGGAAGCGCGGGAATTCGATGCCCTGGCCCGTGCGCATGGCAGCCGCTTGAAGGTTCACCTTGCCGTCGATAGCGGCATGGGCCGTGGCGGTTTCGTCGCGGAAGGATTGCCGGAGATTCTGGCCGAGCTCGAGAAGCTGCCGAATTTGGAAATCGAAGGCATCGGCTCGCACCTGCCGTCCGCTGATGAGGATGAGGATTTCACCCGCTCGCAGATCGCGCGCTATGTGGAGATCATCCAATCGCTCGACGGGCCGGAGCGGTTCAAGTGGCGGCACCTTTCCAACAGCGCCGGCCTGCTCGGCTATGATCGCGAGTGCTGCAATCTCGCCCGCCCGGGCCTGATGCTCTACGGCATTTCGCCGCTGCCGGGCCACGAGGGAAAGCTGCGGAACGTGATGAGCCTGAAGTCGCGCGTCACCCTCGTCCGCACCCTGCCGGCCGGCCATGGTGTGTCGTATGGCCGCGCCTTCGTGACCACGCGGCCGACGCGGGTCGCCACGATCGGCATCGGTTACGGCGATGGCTATCCGCGTGCGGTTTCCGGTCACGATGCGGAGGCTTTCATCCGCGGCCAGCGCTTTCCCCTGCTCGGGCGCGTGACGATGGACCAGCTGATGGTCGACGTCACCGGCAGCGACGTGGCCGAGGGCGACGAGGTGGAAATGTTCGGCCCGAACATCCGCGTCGATGAAGTCGCCGCGAAGGCCGGCACCATTTCGTGGGAAATCCTCACCGGGATCACCCCACGTGTTGTCCGGGTTTATCATTGAGCCGTCGCCGCGGACGACGGATGGTGGAGGCACCATGAGATCTCTGCTCGCCTCGATTGTCCTTTTGGCCACGGCCACCGCCGCGGATCTGACCGCCATCCCGTTCAAGACCATTGACGGGAAAGAGAAGTCCCTCGCCGACTACAAGGGCAAGGTGGTGCTGGTGGTGAACACCGCCTCGAAGTGCGGACTCACGCCACAGTACGAAGCGCTGGAAACGATCTACGACAAGTATCGTAAGAAGGACTTCGTGATCCTCGGCTTTCCTTGCAACGACTTCAATGGCCAGGAGCCCGGCACCGAGAAGGAGATCGAGAAGTTCTGCAAGGACAAGTACGACATCAGCTTCCCGTTGATGGAGAAGATCCACGTGAAGGGCGAGGAGCAGCACCCGCTCTACGCCGCGCTGACCGGCAAGGACGGTGCCTTCCCCGGTGACGTGAAGTGGAACTTCGGCAAGTTCCTCATCGGCAAGGACGGCAAGCCGCTCGCCCGCTTCGAGCCCCAGACCAAGCCGGACGCCACCGAAGTGACCGAGGCGATCGAAAAGGCGCTGAAGTAACGCAACCCCTCTCAGGCCTGCTTTCCGGACGTCTCGTAGGCGGAAAGCAGGTCGTGGAACCTCTCGCCCTGCACTGCCACGTGGCTGCGCAAGGCTGCAGCGGCGACATCGGAGTCGCCAGCTTCGAGCGCCTTCAGGATGCCCGTGTGCTCCCGCATGGACTGCTGCATGCGCCCGCGGGCGTGAAGCTGCATGCGGCGGAAGGGACGCAGCCGCTTCTGCAAGCGCTGGGCCTCGGTGGCCAGGAAGCTGTTGCCCGCGGCCTTGTAGATGAGCTGGTGGAACTCCTCGTTGCGGTGATAGTAGGCGTCCGGATCCTGCTTCTCCATCGCCTGCTCGCAGGCACGTGCCGCGACGGAGAGCTCGGCCAGCGCGCCGGGTGAAATCCGCCGGGCGGCATGGCGACCGCACATCGCCTCCAGCTCGGCCATCACCTCGAACATCTCGACGAGCTCAACCACGCCGGGGTGGCGAACGAAGGCCCCGCGCCGCGGAATCAGCTCCACCAGGCCGGAGCCCGCCAGCATCCGGAGCGCCTCCCGCAAGGGCGTGCGCGAAACGCCGAAGCGGGTAGCGAGCGTCACCTCATCAAGGCGCTCCCCGTCCGAGAACTCGCCCTCGACGATGCGCTGCTCGAGGATTTCGCGGATTTCATCGGCACTTCGGCTCGGCATGGAGGCGGAGTGTAGAGACGAAAAGGAGCCGCGTCCAACACCCCATTTATTTTGTATACAAAATTTGGTCGACCTGCATTCTCGCGAAAACCCTGAACCCTCCCGATGGCCATCTACGGAACGGCTTTGTTATCCCTGTGCCTGCTTGTCGGCGTGCTGATTGGCAGAGTGCTGGGCTGGATGCTCGGCATTAACTCTGATGTCGGCGGCGTCGGCATCGCCATGCTCCTGCTGGTGCTGGTGACCGACCGGTTGAAGAGAGAAGGCAAGTTTCCCGAGCCTTCGGAAGCGGGCGTGCTCTTCTGGAGTTCGATTTACATTCCGGTGATCGTCGCGATGGCGGCATCGCAGAATGTCCGCGCTGCGTTTCACGGTGGCACGGCGGCCATGCTGGCGGGCACGCTGGCGGTGATCGCATGTGTCTCGCTGGTGCCGGTCTTTAGCAGGATCGGCGGCACGAAGGACGATGACTCTTCCTCCCTGAAATGAGCGAGTTCCTTCAATCGCTGCTCACGGACTACTCGCTCATCACGGGGTTCGCCGTGGTCGGCCTGATCGTGTGGGTCTCTTATCAGCTTTCGCGCAAGCTGACCCACGGTCGCTTGCATGGCTCGGCCATCGCTATCTTCATCGGGCTGGTGCTGGCCTACATCGGCGGGGAGATCACCAAGGATCAAGGCGGCAAGAAAGGCATCGCTGACATTCCCTCCTTGGCTGGCATCGGGCTGATGGGTGGCGCGATGCTGCGGGATTTCGCGATCGTGGCGACGGCGATGGGCGTCCATCTGCCGGAGCTGAAGCGTACCGGTCTGGCGGGTGTGCTGTCCCTGTTCACCGGGGTGTTCCTGTCGTTTTTCGTGGGTGCCTGCGTGGCATGGGCCTTCGGTTATCGTGATGCCGTCAGCATCACCACGCTGGGAGCCGGGGCGGCGACTTTCATCGTGGGACCCGTCACCGGCACAGCGATCGGAGCGAGCTCGGATGTCATCGCGCTCAGCATCGCCGCAGGTTTGACGAAGGCCATCCTGGTCATGGTCGGCACGCCGTTCGTGGCGCGTTTCATCGGCCTCAACAACCCGCGCACGGCGATGATTTACGGCGGCCTGATGGGCACCACCAGCGGCGTTTCCGGCGGCCTGGCGGCCACGGATCCGAAGCTGGTGCCGTACGGTGCGATGACCGCAACCTTCTACACGGGTCTCGGCTGCTTGCTCGGGCCGTCCGTGATGTACTTCACCATTCGATGGATCGTCGGCGCATGAAGGAACTTCCGCTCATCGCCCGGGCTCGCATTCACGGGGAACGCATCGCGATCCGGGAGGGAGAGCGCTCGTTCTCGTATGCCGAACTACTTGAAACCTCAGCATCAATTGCAGCCAGGCTGTTAGACGGGCGGCACGACTTGGAGGAAACGCGGGTGGGCCTGATGGCTCCGGCGGGCTTCGACTATGCCGCAATCCAATGGGCCATCTGGCGTGCTGGAGGAATCGTGGTGCCGCTTTCCGTGCATGCCACACCGCCCGAGCTGGCGCATGCGCTTGAGGACTCGGGAACTGAGCTCATCGTCACCACGGCCGAGCACGCCGCGCGCGTGGCAGGAAATGGCAGGCGCGTTTTTCTCGTAGATGAAATCGCGAAGGCCGCGCCATGTGATCTCCCGGAGATCGATCCACAACGGCGGGCGATGATCCTCTATACCAGCGGCACGACCAACAAGCCGAAGGGCGTGGTGAGCACTCACGCCAACCTGCAGGCGCAGATCGAGACGCTTGTGGAGGCATGGGCATGGCGGGCCGACGACCGCATCCCCTTGTTTCTCCCGCTGCACCACATCCACGGCATCGTGAATGTCCTCGGCTGTGCGCTGTGGTCCGGCGCGCTTGTGGAAACGTTCACACGCTTCGAAACGGATGTGGTGCTGCCTCGCGTCGCGGCCGGCGCTTATACCCTCTTCATGGCGGTGCCGACGATCTACTCGAAGCTGGCAGCTTTGTTAGATCGGGAGTCCGCAGCGCACGGGGCGGTGGTCCGTGGTTTCGCGGAAATGCGGTTGATGGTTTCCGGCTCAGCCGCATTGCCCGCCAGTCTCCACCGTCAATGGGAAGCGCTGACCGGACAGGTTTTGTTAGAGCGGTATGGCATGACGGAAACCGGGATGATCCTTTCCAATCCGCTGCACGGGGAACGTCGTCCGGGATCCGTCGGCATGCCATTGCCAGAAGTCGAGGTGCGCCTGCGCAACGAAGGTGGCGAGGACATCACCACGGAAGACGAGCCCGGTGAGATCCAGGTGCGAGGCCCCGGGGTTTTCCGCGAATACTGGGAACTTCCGCACGTCACCGACGATTCATTTGATGACGGCTGGTTCCGCACCGGCGACATGGCGGTCTTGGAGAAGGGCTACTACCGCATCCTCGGCCGGTTGTCCGTGGACATCATCAAGAGCGGCGGCTACAAGCTCTCCGCCCTGGAGATCGAGGCGGCCTTGTTAGATCACCCGGCGATCCGCGAGTGTGCGGTGGTCGGCCTCGCAGATGAAACGTGGGGCGAGACGGTCGCCGTCGCCGCAGCGCTCGAAACGGATACGGCAGTCCTGGGGCTGGAAGAACTCCAGCGTTGGGGCAAGGAACGGCTGTCACCCTACAAGCTGCCGCGCCATCTGCTGCTGGTGGAAAGCCTGCCGCGCAATGCCATGGGCAAGGTCGCCAAGCGGGAAGTGGAGCGCCTCTTCAGTGCGCCGCGCTAGGCAGTTCGCCTCCCCTCGTCCCGAGCCGATGCTATGGCTTTTCTGAATTTCCGTGGGTATGCACCGATTTAATTATTGTATACAATCGGATTGACGCCGCCACGAGGTCTCTGATTGAAATCCACCATGACCGAGAAACCCGCGGTCATTTCGTCCTTCGACCCTACCCCCGCATGCTGAGCCCTCGCGCTCGCGACATGCGTTTTCTGCCTCGCTGAGGCGTGGTCCCGATCCACGTCGCAGTGCTCTCCATACAACCGAACCCATGATGACTCCTCGCTCCTTCCCCGCGGGGTGGCGACCGGCGCTCCTTGCCGGCCTTTTCGCCGCCCTCATCCCGTCGCTCCATGCGCGCACCTGGCTCGTTGACCTCGGGCCGAACAATACGACCGACGGCAACGTTACTCCGTCCGGCACCCCGGTGATCAACCCCGGCAACGGCAGCACCGGCGTGGCCGATAGCAACGGCAACTACTGGAACAACGTGGTGGGAGCCGGCAATACCGGTGGCCCTGTCGCGATGAGCTACCTGCGGCTGATCGACACCACCAACGCCTCCACGAAGGTCGGCCTGACGCTCGGGCCCAACTGGAAATCCAACGGCATCCTGAACGGTGGCTTGCTCAATCCCGATCCCGCGAAGCTCGGAAACTTCGCGATCGCCAAGGCCACCCAGGATTACCTCTTCGTCGACGGTGCCAATGGCAACTACGCGACGCTGAATCTGAACAACCTGGATCCAGGCAAGCTCTACAATCTCCGCCTCTTCGGCACCCGGGACAATGCCGGGATCAGAAAGACCCTCTACTCGGTCGCGGCGGGCAATGGCGTCTTCAGCACCGTGCTGCAGACCTCCGGATCCGATCTGGTGAGCGCCACTGACGGCAACGACAGCACCATCGCTTCCCTCAATGGCCTCCAAACCGACGCCAGTGGCCAGCTCACGCTCCGTGTCACCGCGATGGAGGGCGCCTTCGCCTACCTCGGCATTCTCGAGCTCACCGAGGGCGATCCAGTGACGCCTATCGTCAACAAGACGGTGCGCGTGGACTTCGGCAAGCATGACGGGACCAACGGCAATGCCACGGCCAGCCCGGACGTCTTCGGCAAGTACTGGAACAACTTCGGCTTGGTAGCCAACGGCAGCACCGTGTCCAACCTCGTCACCACGACGAATGCGGCCACCACCATGGGCATCACGCTCACTTCGGCGAACTGGCAGAACAATGGCATCTTGAACGGAGGACTCACCACTGCCAACGGACAGCCGCCGCTGGCATCCCGCCTCGGCGAACTTGCGGTGGAAACCGCCACGCAGGATTACCTCTTCAACAGTGGCGCGACCGGTTTCACCACCAATCTCAAGGTCACCGGACTCAACCCCACGAAGCAGTATTCCATGCGCTTCTTCGGTACGCGGAATGCCACCGATGTCCGTCGTTCCACCTACACGATCACCGCGGGCAACGGCACCTTCGCCGGCACTCTGCAGACCACCGGCACAGGCGTCGGCAATGGCCTCGGCGGCGATGACGGCAACGCTACCTACAACGGCAACAACCGCAGCACTGTCGCCCTCGGCGGCATGCAGCCGACCACCGCCGGCGAACTGAGTCTGGCACTCAGCGTGGCAGAGGGCGGCTTCGCCTACCTCGGCATCCTTGAGATCGTCGAAGGCATCTCCGTCCCGCCGCTGGCGCTGGACGGCGAGGTCAATCGCTGGACCGCCCAGGACGCCGTAGATCCGGTCGCTCCGGGAGGCGTGCTCTTCGTGGGCAGCTCGAGCATCCGCCGCTGGGAAAACCTGACGAAGGACTTCGCGGACTACCGCATCGTCCAGCGTGGCTTCGGTGGCTCGCAGTTCTCGGACCTCAATCCGATCGTCAACCGGATCGTCACGCCTTACCAGCCGTCGGCCATCGTCGTCTTCGAAGGCACG from Luteolibacter sp. Y139 includes the following:
- a CDS encoding STM4015 family protein; its protein translation is MIDDHLKEWFGQKVEDYQPGAGYGLSIPRFGYSYDDEDAFSPEIVATYLADPRAATIKALVFGMPGESGESFQAIIRILVDHAGKLPALRGIFLGDIEQEENEMSWIEQGDIGLILAAFPNLEELRVRGQSSLELSPCKNEGLKRLTIETGGMPTAVLHNLARCSFPNLEHLELWLGDDGYGWEGDLDDVLPAIEPALFPKLKSLGIRNSLIADELAEAMTNAPVLGQLEALDLSLGTMTDKGAEALIASGKVRNLKSLNLHRNYLTDATIARLQGLGPKVDVGAQEKPDDWDGEPHYYVAVGE
- a CDS encoding STM4014 family protein — protein: MTRFALLGQPGTRRTAGFLAACASRGLPEPRVIPWEEALAPDFDPAARLSGVDALRIETPADCPAAERVLLTRGHDTRQAESHHPTLAPEDCAALPDDDGQLRHQRQWYLGFRAVLDDIDAWCRRTGVRPMNAPGEIAVLFDKLATREVLEAADVSMPPSGGLCHGFDHLVAIMDRGHDRVFLKPCHGSSASGVMAIARNKRGDWRAVTTAQPDGNVIRNLKRPREIRQLDELRSTVDAVGRQRALVERWFPKATLGGRAFDLRVVVVAGMAAHVVVRTSRGPITNLHLDNRRGDLKATWQAVGEPAWRRGLQLAESAALCFPGCHYVGVDVMIGVRGQGEVIAEINAFGDLLHHERWRGKNPWELEVDLWRW
- a CDS encoding FAD-dependent oxidoreductase, whose protein sequence is MVSFSESQGSPAAAIRRVLVLGGGSAGLIAALTLKRLMPALEVTLVRSSEIGVIGVGEGTTAVFPAHLFGTLGISKDEFYREAQPTWKQGLRLLWGPRDEFFYDFEFQYDQQFPGTRKATGFYTAGECRNLSQASALMTHGNAFTTGPLNRPVIKGQYAFHIENHRLVACLEGTAAQSGVILEDDTLDRVEMANGEVAALHFKNSGSRTADLYVDASGFAAELIGKALNEPFKSFAGSLFCDRAMVAGWERTDEPILPYTTAETMDNGWCWQIEHEGSINRGYVYASDFVSDEDAKAEFLAKNPKITTEPRIVKFRSGRYERSWVGNVVAIGNASGFVEPLEATALAQIVYESRWLVESLHLTGGSPDEGMKASYNRIVGVAWDEIRDFLAFHYKFNTRLSTPFWTHCRNETSLGNYEDLYRLYREVGPSPTLLVHAIPNRPNVYGVEGFLAMLVGMQVPYERVHLAAPEEREAFDRHRHKLATAAKGGLSVREALDAIRKSGWQWT
- a CDS encoding tryptophan 7-halogenase; this encodes MNPLRHLVVAGSGTDALLAAATIKRALPNLPVILVRDPQATATDPAGESTVPSVLQHLVHAVGLQGPEVHLQGRPVWTLGFKCLWGARGSFFRAFDAPFANGLSGFQTTPGFLAAEKGLDASSPGAALMAAGKLFPRDGSNAFKPLEHITGLTFKSESLNAMLLRACRVAGVVIRDGKVTGFTRDPDTLQLEGGGSIAADLFLDATGRDAQVATAAGNTAWTGYDLPCNRAATVLRRRGSEPIRPFTTLETLESGWRWRVEHDDAVGLGSAWNSDFTSDDEACAELVAKSGDSSLVPQVQTWNCGYRTAGWSGSVVTIGDANGFLEPLSSLRLVHLVRHVQWLVRILVENDGMPGERSRELYNRVATQAWDETRDFHATHYRFNTASQSAFWQAARETKLLVHAELVDLYQSIGPSPILESCIPSWPGVVGLEAWLAALLGLGVPFRRHPEIPANEQKVWDSHCEQRRQMARQAVHAELCLGAARNAVKPSPRVPLP
- the alr gene encoding alanine racemase; the encoded protein is MNPPPSPPRSWAEIDLSALRQNLRTAREVAGCDVMAVVKAGAYGHGLEDVARSLAAEDIVFFGVANVGEARRIADAGVTTRIYLLGATWTQERAEIVGRGWTPCLSSLEEAREFDALARAHGSRLKVHLAVDSGMGRGGFVAEGLPEILAELEKLPNLEIEGIGSHLPSADEDEDFTRSQIARYVEIIQSLDGPERFKWRHLSNSAGLLGYDRECCNLARPGLMLYGISPLPGHEGKLRNVMSLKSRVTLVRTLPAGHGVSYGRAFVTTRPTRVATIGIGYGDGYPRAVSGHDAEAFIRGQRFPLLGRVTMDQLMVDVTGSDVAEGDEVEMFGPNIRVDEVAAKAGTISWEILTGITPRVVRVYH
- a CDS encoding glutathione peroxidase → MRSLLASIVLLATATAADLTAIPFKTIDGKEKSLADYKGKVVLVVNTASKCGLTPQYEALETIYDKYRKKDFVILGFPCNDFNGQEPGTEKEIEKFCKDKYDISFPLMEKIHVKGEEQHPLYAALTGKDGAFPGDVKWNFGKFLIGKDGKPLARFEPQTKPDATEVTEAIEKALK
- a CDS encoding GntR family transcriptional regulator, which codes for MPSRSADEIREILEQRIVEGEFSDGERLDEVTLATRFGVSRTPLREALRMLAGSGLVELIPRRGAFVRHPGVVELVEMFEVMAELEAMCGRHAARRISPGALAELSVAARACEQAMEKQDPDAYYHRNEEFHQLIYKAAGNSFLATEAQRLQKRLRPFRRMQLHARGRMQQSMREHTGILKALEAGDSDVAAAALRSHVAVQGERFHDLLSAYETSGKQA
- the madL gene encoding malonate transporter subunit MadL — translated: MAIYGTALLSLCLLVGVLIGRVLGWMLGINSDVGGVGIAMLLLVLVTDRLKREGKFPEPSEAGVLFWSSIYIPVIVAMAASQNVRAAFHGGTAAMLAGTLAVIACVSLVPVFSRIGGTKDDDSSSLK